AGCGGATCGTACTTGATTTTGTCGCTGACCCCGTACACTACACCTGACGTACCGGCAGTGGACGCGATCTCGCCCGGACGAAGCACGTTGAGTGAAAAAGCGTTGTTCGGCTGATCTCCGGCCCTGTACGTTATGGGTGTTCCCGCTTCAAGACCGATTTCTGTGGCACCCTCTTTTGAGAGAAAGCATTGCTTGCCGAACCCGTCGACTATCTTCGGAACGAGTGAGCTTCCAATCCCGTAGTGATCCATTAGAAATGCCGCAGGCTTGTCTTCCTCGAAATTCCACAGAATACCTTCTGACAGCCCGGACGGTGTTGTCGTTACTTCGCCCGATAGCTTCATGGCAATGAAATCGCCCGGGAGCATAAACTTGTCAACCTTTTTGAATTTCTCGGGTTCGTTCTCGATGACCCATCTCAATTTCGAAGCAGTAAAATTGCCGGGTGAATTGAGAAGAAAACGGAGGCATTTCTCTTCTCCCAATTCATGGAATCCTCTGTTCCCGATCCCGACGGCCCTGCTGTCACACCAGATGATTGCGGGTCGCAGGACATTTCGGTTTTTGTCGACCACGACTAGGCCATGCATTTGGTACGAGATCCCGATAGCTTTAACATCTTTCTTGTCCACCGATGCCCTGGAGAGCACTTCTCGTGTCGCCGCTTTAACTGCCTCCCACCAAACATTCGGGTCCTGCTCAGCCCAGCCAGCTTGAGGAGATTGAATCTGCATTTCGTTTTTCGGGTATGTGCTCTGAGCGATCGCTTTCCCCGATTCAACGTCGTAAAGTGCTGCCTTAATGGAGGAACTTCCAACATCAAAACCGATTGTGATCATTC
This DNA window, taken from Candidatus Kryptoniota bacterium, encodes the following:
- a CDS encoding FGGY family carbohydrate kinase, producing MITIGFDVGSSSIKAALYDVESGKAIAQSTYPKNEMQIQSPQAGWAEQDPNVWWEAVKAATREVLSRASVDKKDVKAIGISYQMHGLVVVDKNRNVLRPAIIWCDSRAVGIGNRGFHELGEEKCLRFLLNSPGNFTASKLRWVIENEPEKFKKVDKFMLPGDFIAMKLSGEVTTTPSGLSEGILWNFEEDKPAAFLMDHYGIGSSLVPKIVDGFGKQCFLSKEGATEIGLEAGTPITYRAGDQPNNAFSLNVLRPGEIASTAGTSGVVYGVSDKIKYDPLGRVNTFAHVNHSARERRLGILLCINGTGISYSWIRKVLFGQPIPYEELNHLADQSPIGSEGVIFLPFGNGAERMLSNLEVGSGFSSINFNIHSRSHLVRSVIEGVAFSFYYGIKILGELGVNPERIRAGMANLYLNRIFRTTVATLTGAEIQLYNTDGSLGAARAAAFGAGFYASPEEAFRGLECIETVRPDMPNAPRYRAAYEKWNEHLQVSLRKMENKK